In the genome of Octopus sinensis linkage group LG12, ASM634580v1, whole genome shotgun sequence, one region contains:
- the LOC115217956 gene encoding uncharacterized protein LOC115217956, giving the protein MNLPEQIPAANIDMAFQAAISLKIPPFWTHDPTLWFHHIEAQFASHRISSDAARLSHVISSLSPEITNVIRDLIMAPPGSVSDEVFKTTLINRTSESQQKRLHQLLISEELGDKTPSQLLRRMKQLLGDETLPEKIFKQLFLQRLPSNTQVVLASTRENTSLEELAELAAEVPHRYPTVSTVTPAAPSTNPFRAQTSFSEISDLRALMTQQAAQIQILTAQIQALKFSPQRRSTSRSRRDGRRSRSPSATRNSHDTCWYHRTFGTRAQKCTVPCSFSSPSSGNGTARN; this is encoded by the coding sequence ATGAATCTCCCGGAACAAATTCCAGCGGCCAACATCGACATGGCATTCCAAGCGGCGATCTCGTTAAAAATTCCACCATTCTGGACCCACGACCCGACATTGTGGTTTCACCATATAGAGGCACAGTTTGCCTCTCACAGAATATCGAGCGATGCGGCTCGACTTTCTCACGTTATCAGTTCTCTGTCACCAGAAATAACGAACGTAATACGCGACCTTATCATGGCACCACCCGGTTCTGTTTCAGATGAAGTTTTTAAAACCACGTTAATAAACAGAACCTCAGAATCCCAACAAAAAAGACTTCACCAGCTTCTGATATCGGAAGAATTGGGTGACAAAACGCCGTCCCAGCTTCTTCGGAGAATGAAACAGCTTCTCGGAGATGAGACGCTCCCAGAAAAAATCTTCAAGCAACTTTTTCTCCAGCGTCTGCCCTCCAATACCCAGGTTGTTCTCGCGTCCACCAGAGAAAACACATCCCTTGAAGAACTGGCGGAGCTAGCTGCCGAAGTACCGCACAGATATCCAACGGTATCGACGGTGACGCCAGCCGCTCCCAGTACCAATCCTTTCCGTGCACAAACCAGTTTTTCCGAGATTTCGGATTTGCGTGCGTTAATGACGCAGCAAGCTGCGCAAATACAAATTCTCACAGCCCAAATACAAGCCCTAAAGTTTAGTCCCCAGCGTCGAAGCACCAGCCGATCTCGACGAGATGGCAGACGGTCCCGAAGCCCCAGTGCTACCCGCAACTCACATGACACGTGTTGGTACCACCGAACATTCGGAACACGGGCACAAAAATGTACGGTACCGTGCTCGTTTTCCTCACCCAGTTCGGGAAACGGCACAGCCAGGAATTGA